From a region of the Borreliella afzelii genome:
- a CDS encoding plasmid maintenance protein — MYQLTSNKMPFNKVVDRRLKIFWVIQKLGANYFTSKKKYSLSNVVAMTNSILEKKGFKKVTKRTIQNDIKIFENLGLIKSHFNPLGKNNGSFTYYTINKALEKFAKKIISTAYFINKKIKHEKSKNKELKKFKIIEESQKYKISYQITSHVLGKNISKTYKNSRFFFKKQNLKKTINFLEKEIKRKSKLINLEEIKEITQNKISYKNSLWNLKDFMEELYEYDEAKIIKFFKKTLKKKKNKVWFMSKNFKNTDFNELIREFKNKNRRNGRIRFENEPQIHKPNNIKNAVVLMKNLIKTQEYDKKLQIKVKEN; from the coding sequence ATGTATCAGTTAACAAGTAATAAGATGCCTTTTAATAAAGTAGTAGACCGAAGATTGAAAATATTTTGGGTCATTCAAAAACTGGGCGCTAACTACTTCACGTCTAAAAAAAAATATTCTCTAAGTAATGTTGTAGCAATGACAAATTCTATATTGGAAAAAAAAGGTTTCAAAAAGGTTACTAAAAGAACAATACAAAATGATATAAAAATTTTTGAAAATTTGGGATTAATTAAAAGCCATTTCAATCCGCTTGGGAAAAACAATGGTAGCTTTACTTACTACACAATAAATAAAGCACTTGAAAAATTCGCAAAAAAAATTATCAGCACAGCATATTTTATTAATAAAAAAATTAAACATGAAAAATCAAAAAACAAAGAACTAAAAAAATTTAAAATAATAGAAGAATCTCAAAAATATAAAATTTCATATCAAATAACTTCACATGTTTTAGGTAAAAATATAAGTAAAACTTATAAGAATTCTAGATTTTTTTTTAAAAAACAAAACTTAAAAAAAACAATAAACTTCTTAGAAAAAGAAATCAAAAGAAAATCAAAATTAATAAATCTAGAAGAAATAAAAGAAATAACACAAAACAAAATAAGTTACAAAAATTCATTATGGAACTTAAAAGATTTTATGGAAGAATTATACGAATACGATGAAGCAAAAATCATAAAATTTTTTAAGAAAACTTTAAAAAAAAAGAAAAATAAAGTATGGTTTATGTCAAAAAACTTTAAAAATACGGATTTTAATGAATTAATAAGAGAATTTAAAAATAAAAACAGAAGAAATGGAAGAATAAGATTCGAAAACGAACCACAAATTCATAAACCAAATAATATAAAAAATGCTGTTGTATTAATGAAAAATCTAATAAAAACACAAGAATATGATAAAAAATTACAAATCAAAGTTAAAGAAAATTGA